In the genome of Ostrinia nubilalis chromosome 30, ilOstNubi1.1, whole genome shotgun sequence, one region contains:
- the LOC135086105 gene encoding syndetin: MLSDDSVENRHGPPGVNSRSLSAAHSAADLEVLREIDHVYFSPPSEFDAGRYVLEHAPSPPTLEAVEQMFTKLKRQQQVVSGKALHLISQQRDNCDREFAEIQNIREQLANTLETCRQAREHLRNSSNHLTISTFVILANVRKRQIIRSVLKSLELLRSLRSVERDVAELLNKKEYFEAIELILKSRKAAANHKEYTCIADLATRLQDTLDMTEEKLDSVLSSICYNFDEKTFRKLRRAYTLLGKTQAAMEQLHMHYSSAVNETSIEAVKPYIGEVSMEMKFQDMCQAVQPTKAPICLLNLCENLFLIMRSYYLLVNWHTKHDEEETSPSTSNVFEIERNVSREYIRQKLKAGLIRIWHDVQAKVSTFLKSSGLEEYPFEKFIQMLGILRKLTQVAEVFCGDKSDLLQDFIKTQSVLYIKNYHRGRMEELKLFLENEGWEQCPVKSTFNLLNLQEFKQFKKYLNPKSDTSMIKTLSDGTSSVHSQEDSVYIVKYFNQKTNHTPFEIFRNENVTNDDIFGLEPELEPSDESDDEPEELKREFVDEVDRHEYTTTNNNEKILESPSKIKESVIVTNTTLSVLRNCGQYLQICRYLPQISLEVVMLMNQLFDYYFYTVHLFFTSDLEVASTTLYSTKLSASLKRISNSIDTTSGDGDGKAFLCPDLPQHLDMNSEETLHGLTERIVAVESVIFLAKQYELLQPYLESIVASHQKLILEHFRDNTLAVVVDLRMPVYMCSASKAVDARSALIAMSQVRWDVKNVAVEHSPYVDMITRKIQVFALRLENISAKVTLNIEVLNSIWSMVSKFIVHLLVEGFSNASKCSNGGRGLMQLDYRQLFVKLEKISGLKPIPYQDYVDRYVKAYYLPRKGLEEFVRERTEYSNKHLLALITSACENKRDRQALTAIIEGKDAPS; the protein is encoded by the exons ATGTTATCAGACGACAGTGTGGAGAACAGACATGGGCCTCCTGGAGTCAATTCAAGGTCTCTCAGCGCTGCCCATTCCGCTGCAGATCTTGAG GTCCTCCGTGAAATAGACCACGTGTACTTTTCTCCTCCATCCGAGTTCGACGCGGGCCGCTACGTGCTGGAACACGCGCCCAGCCCGCCCACGCTGGAAGCCGTCGAGCAGATGTTCACCAAGCTCAAGCGGCAGCAGCAG GTAGTCTCCGGCAAAGCGCTCCACCTGATCTCCCAACAGCGCGACAACTGCGACCGTGAGTTTGCCGAAATCCAAAACATTCGCGAACAGCTAGCCAACACCTTAGAGACCTGTCGCCAAGCTAGGGAACACCTGCGCAATTCCTCAAACCATTTGACTATCTCCACCTTTGTCATTCTAGCTAACGTGAGAAAGAGACAGATAATCCGTTCGGTGCTGAAATCTCTCGAGCTGCTCCGAAGTTTGCGCAGCGTCGAAAGAGATGTTGCGGAGTTACTTAACAAAAAGGAATACTTTGAAGCGATAGAACTCATTCTCAAAAGCAGGAAAGCGGCTGCAAATCACAAAGAATACACATGCATAGCGGACTTAGCCACTAGGTTGCAAGATACCTTAGATATGACAGAGGAAAAGTTAGATTCGGTGTTGTCCTCAATATGTTACAATTTCGACGAAAAAACTTTTAGGAAATTGAGACGCGCGTACACTTTGTTAGGCAAAACTCAGGCTGCTATGGAGCAGTTACACATGCATTACTCTTCAGCAGTGAACGAGACCTCTATAGAGGCTGTGAAGCCGTATATAGGGGAGGTTTCGATGGAAATGAAGTTCCAAGATATGTGTCAAGCGGTGCAACCAACCAAAGCACCTATATGTCTACTGAATCTATGCGAAAACCTGTTTTTGATCATGAGGAGTTACTACTTGTTAGTCAACTGGCATACTAAGCATGATGAGGAGGAAACGAGTCCAAGCACCAGTAATGTGTTTGAAATAGAAAGGAATGTCAGCAGGGAGTACATTAGGCAGAAGTTAAAAGCTGGACTGATAAGGATATGGCACGACGTCCAGGCTAAGGTGTCCACGTTTTTGAAAAGCTCCGGCTTGGAAGAGTACCCTTTTGAAAAGTTTATACAAATGCTAGGAATATTAAGGAAATTGACGCAAGTGGCTGAAGTGTTTTGCGGCGACAAATCGGACCTTCTGCAAGATTTCATCAAGACGCAGAGCGTTTTGTACATTAAGAACTACCATAGAGGCAGGATGGAGGAGTTGAAACTCTTTTTGGAGAATGAAGGCTGGGAACAGTGTCCTGTCAAGTCAACTTTCAACCTGCTAAACTTGCAAGAGTTTAAGCAGTTCAAGAAATATTTAAATCCGAAATCAGACACGTCTATGATCAAAACTCTATCGGATGGAACCTCCTCCGTACATTCTCAAGAAGACAGCGTTTatatcgtcaaatatttcaaccAAAAAACAAACCACACTCCTTTCGAGATCTTCCGTAACGAAAACGTAACTAACGACGACATTTTCGGCCTAGAACCTGAATTGGAGCCGAGTGACGAGTCAGATGATGAACCTGAAGAATTGAAAAGGGAATTCGTTGATGAAGTTGACAGACACGAATACACAACCACAAATAACAACGAGAAGATTCTAGAAAGCCCTTCGAAGATCAAAGAGAGCGTCATAGTAACGAATACCACTCTATCAGTGCTGAGAAATTGTGGACAGTACTTGCAAATCTGCAGGTACCTTCCCCAGATTTCTTTAGAAGTGGTCATGCTCATGAACCAGTTGTTTGACTACTATTTCTATACAGTCCACCTGTTTTTCACCTCGGATTTGGAAGTGGCATCTACAACCTTATACAGTACAAAATTGAGTGCATCCTTGAAGAGGATATCGAATAGTATCGACACTACTTCAGGGGACGGTGATGGAAAGGCGTTTTTATGTCCGGACCTGCCTCAGCACTTGGATATGAATTCAGAGGAGACTTTACATGGTCTGACCGAGAGAATTGTGGCAGTTGAAAGCGTGATATTCCTGGCTAAACAGTACGAGTTGCTCCAACCGTATTTGGAGTCCATAGTAGCGTCACATCAGAAGCTGATTTTGGAGCATTTTAGAGACAACACGTTAGCGGTAGTGGTAGACCTACGGATGCCAGTGTATATGTGTTCGGCATCCAAAGCTGTCGACGCGAGATCAGCTCTTATCGCCATGTCCCAAGTGAGATGGGACGTAAAAAACGTCGCAGTGGAACATAGCCCTTACGTAGACATGATAACGCGCAAAATCCAAGTCTTCGCTTTACGTCTCGAAAACATATCCGCCAAAGTGACTCTGAACATCGAAGTGCTGAATTCTATCTGGTCTATGGTCTCAAAATTCATAGTCCATTTGCTGGTCGAAGGGTTTTCTAACGCGTCCAAATGTTCGAACGGGGGGAGAGGTCTCATGCAGTTAGATTATCGGCAGTTATTCGTGAAATTAGAAAAGATATCTGGGTTGAAACCTATTCCGTATCAAGACTACGTTGACAGATATGTGAAAGCGTATTATTTACCAAGGAAAGGTCTAGAAGAATTTGTAAGAGAGAGGACTGAATATTCCAATAAGCATCTATTAGCGTTGATCACGAGTGCTTGTGAAAATAAGAGGGACAGGCAAGCTTTAACGGCGATTATTGAAGGCAAAGACGCGCCATCTTGA